aggaattaagatataaatgtaTCTGAATTTTTGTCATTCAAAAAGGGGAAGGCGAAGGCTGTCGcttgtaagaagaagaagaaagcaaatgCTCAGCCAGTAGATTTGCTTCCTTTTCTACAGCGAGAAGAGAAGAGGCCAATACGACCTAGAAACCCTCCTATGCCTGTAACACCTGAGGTAATCCTTCCAATTGATCCATTTGTGACACCTGAATTTCCTCGGTTTTCAAGGCTTGCACACTGGATGGATCTACGGGGCATATATCGTGTGTAAGCAACTTTTTGTCCTTGCATAAATAttcctaatttattttgtaaaagtttCGATTGATACTAGTTAATTTTATCAACTACAGACCGTTTTATATCAATGGAAGAGAAATTGAAAAAGAGTTCTTTCAAaaaatggacgatgcagaaaaGAATCTCAACAAAGAGGTAATCAACACTCTGTTCTGTCTTCTATTTATTTAATGTTAATAATTAATGTGGTTCTGGATGATGCAATGTGATTAGGAAAAGGATATGATTGAGTTTTGTATTTACAAACTCTGTTTCGATTCTTATTGAGTGGTAATAATGCTTTGTGGATATTTGATTGTGTCATATGTTTAGGAAGAGGTTGAGTTGAGCTATGTTAGATGTCCATGTTATAGCAGTTCTATATGAAGTTTCTAACTATATTGTTACATTGGCAGCACATAAATGTTGCATTTGAAATGCTAAATTGTAAGAGGGTTGAGCAAGGTGCTTGGTTCCGCAACAACAATCTTCCAGCAGCATGCTTTGTACCAGTCAGATTcttagaagtggttgggtacgcTTATGAATCTGTCAGGAAGCcacataagaaaaaacaaacgtTATTGGAGGGCTGTGTAGGCGAACTTGTGAAAGGTTTAATACATCCAAAGAAGGTATGGCTGGAAGATGTTGATGTTATATATGGTGTCATTGAAGATAAGTTGAGCTATCACTATATTGGGGTGGAGATACAATTGATTGATAACACAATCACACTCTTCCATTGTGGTCTTCCAAAAGCAAATATCAAACGTGCTCTTAATCAAATCCAAGAACTGGCAGGTAAAAACTCTTtgtgatttattaattttatcattCAGTGTAGAAAAatcagttttatttatattgttacaTTGATTATGGATAGGATTGTGAAAGTATGCGTATCCTGAAAAAAGAATTTTagctaatttagaaaataaaagtttgtcTCTTGCTGCTTGTGCTTGTGATGCATTtttacatattcattttgttGTCTGTTGGTGATTAATTTATTGTATAATTTTGGGTATTTATGACAGTGTTGATTAGTGCCATAAAGATGGAACTTCTTGGTGAAGAGGTTAATTTCGAAGATATCAGTCCATTTCAAGTTAAGTTTGCAGAAGGGCTTCCAAAGACAAAATTTCCATACAACTGTGGTATTTTTGTTGTGAAGATGCTGGAATGCAGGTCACTGGGATTGAAGAGCATGGctaatataaatgatgaaacTGCGATGGACTTACGAAGCAAGCTATGTTGTGAGATCTTCGACCAGTTTATGGATAAAGATTTCCAGGAAGGTCAAAGGAAGTGAAAATGTCatatttgttctgttttttactctgtttttcTACTTTGACGTTAATTATCCCTAACGTTTAAGTTTAAGTTTGTAATGAATTATCCCTAAcgtttttttcatttagattGTTATTGAAAATTTTTTAGGATGTCTTGATGAATTGTCAAATGCTTATGGTACTTTTAGGATGGGTTTCCAGAAAAAGAGTGAGAAAGCAAAATGCACCATAGCCTAGCAAATTcctttaaagtttacaaaaaaaatgaaaaagaatgtgaTCCGATGTCAATTGAACTCGTGAACTCTCGAAGATGAATCAAAGTGTGCAACGTTGTGCCAATGTTATACTtgccaaatataataaaacgaatataacttttgaatatttaattaaaaaagaaaaaaatgtgagtATACACAACGGGGATCGAACACGGCTTATTGTGTGATAAGGGTACACTAAGAGTAGAAGGGCTTGCCACTAGGCTATGGTGGATATTCGATAACAGTGTAAATGTGAATTTATTTAATCACCGAcgatagatttatataatctgGATATCATTTTAGGTATTCAGGATagctttccaaaaacaaattcctttaatgtttacaaaaaaaatgaaaaagaatgtgaTCCGATTTGGATTGAACTCGTGAACTCTCGAAAGATGAATAAAAGTGTGCTAGGCTTAGGTGAATCATCTGATATATGTGTCCACATAAATGAATTTAACCGCATTTTATGTCAAATTCAGGATGGCTTTCCAGAAACGAATATGAAACCGAGATTAGCCAGATATAAGACCACTAATCCTCTACATTTTAAtcagtgtttttgttttgttttgactgaaacacaaaacaaaagaagatgaTAACATGAGATTACTCATAATGtggtttcttaaaataaatcataatgtggtttcttaaaacaaatcataatgtggtttcttaaaacataagctttaaaacataaaaaaagagaagatcaTAACAtgagattactcatccaacagCCACTTTTCCTCAAGCTTACACCAATCAGGAACTTTGACCTTCACATCAGCAAGCATTCCATCCGCTTCCATGAGTTCTTCTTTGAGTTTTTCCAACTCAGCAGTGAAGTCAAATTTCCTTTAGCCTTAATAATCTCTTCAAGCAACTCGATTTGGAAGCAATGGAATTTGCTTTGCTGGCTGCCTGATGCCATTCAATTTCAGATAGCCTGTGTTCGTTGGACAAACGAAGAAGAGCCATGTAACGTTCCACAGTTTCCGCCTTTCCTTTGTTGAAACCATCGGAAGCATCAGATCCGTAAACCTCCTTTATGGgacgcttcatcatcttctttgacCCTTCCATTGAAACTTGATGAATGAGAAAAGAATAAACACAGAAGAAATGAAAGTCAGTAAAAGAGAGATATGATATCTTCCCTTGTGTATATAGAACGAAAAGTAACCCTTCGATTACTATAAAATGGTTTAGAAAGCAACCTTTCGATTATTGAACGGTTACTGAGATAAATGATGTCTGTTTTAGAAAGgaaccgttaaaaaaaaaactgattccGAGGGGAATCGAACCCAGGTCGAGACAAGTGTATAAGTTTCGAAAGATAggtggtttagccgctaggccgaggagaatcatctggtaGATTTTTCCACATAAACATATTTAACCGTACAAATTGTGATTAGCAAAATTtggtgaaaaaaaataaaaatatacacatcTCCCAGGATTCGAACCTGAAATGTCTGGGAGGAAAGGCGGAATAAGGTATACCACTAGATCAAGTGTGTTTCAACCGTTAGGTGAAGTAAGTAACagaatatatttcttttatctgtattcaactataatttttaaaaaaaatctgattccaAGGGGTATCGAAACTAGGTCGGGACAAGTGTTTCAGATTTGGAAAGATAGGTGGTgtagccgctaggctgaggtGAATCATCTGATATATGTGTCCACATAGATGAATTTAACCGCAAACGTTATATTATAAACTTTGGAAAGAAACTCTGAGTTTCAGGATGGGATTCCAGAATAGTTGAATATTACTGTGTTTCTTTCTAGCAAAGAAATTTGAACTAAAATTGAAATGAGATCAAAAGATAAGATTGTATAGTACAAAAAATAAGGAAATTTCAAATTGTGATTTGGAGTTTTGGAGAGTAATGCATTAAAACCTAGGTTGTATattacaaaaatcaaattttccatCAGCTTTGATAATATCTTCAAGCAACTCGATGTCGTTTGGAAGAGACTCTTCGATTCCTGAGATAtatgcttgaacaaaaaaaaaaaatcaaccattactcgtaggagagtcgaacccgggtcgaacaaatgtttcggtatcataggtttggtggtttagccgctaggctgaggagaatcatctgttagttgcttccacataattgaatttagccatacaatttatagtataatacatTGGAAAGATCTTTGATAGTTCAGGATGGGCTTCCAGAGTATGCATGaataatatacatgaatattAGTGTGCTTCTTTcttaaactagaaaaaaaatgaaatgagatcaaaactaAGGATTAATATCTACATATTTGGAAAATTTGATAATGTGATTTGCaaattttggaggaaaaaaatatatatatacacatctaCTAGGATTCGAACCTGGAGATGACTAGGAGGAAAGAGAGAATTAAGGTGTAGTAGCCACTAGGCCAAGTTGATTTCAGTCATTACATGTTGTAAGTAAagtaatatatttcttttatttttattcaacttaaatttttttaaaaactctgACTAGTATGGGCATCGAACCCGGGTCGAGTCAAGCATTACAATTTCGACAGATAAGTGTTTTAGCCGCTAGACcaaggagaatcatctgttacaCTTTTCCACATAAATATTCTTAACAGAAAATGTTGTATTATAAACCTTGGAAAGGAACTCGGAATTTCTAGATGGGATTCCAGAATAGTTGAATATTACTGTGTTTTTTTCTAGCAAAGAAGTTTAAACTAAGAATTGAAatgagatcaaaagataatgttgtatattacaaaatttgGAAGAAATCATACTTATTCGGGATAgggttccaaaagaaaaaatgtatatgGTCTGGTGCATATCATGTAACCATCAAATAGCCAACATCCaaataataatcaataaaaatgtagaacttCATCCTATAGGCCTCTCGCATGTGCTCTTGTTGTGCCCTCCTGTGCCACATCTGCTGCACTTGTGGGACTGAGATTTAGATCCAGGAACCCCAAACTCGCCAacggatctctttctctttgtaggAGGGCGTccacttttctttttggtagctGGAGGTGGGCAAGACAGTTCATCAATATTCTCTGGATAGGTGGACGTTGACAACTCTCCACCAGGATGTATGCTTTCAGCATAAGCTTTAGCCCACGTTTCTGTCAAGTGAGAAGCATCAACAAAAAGGTTTTCATCTCTCTTGATATGCTTAGCAGCAGCGATGGCATGGATGCAGGGGATCTTGTCAATGTCGAAAACATTACATGTGCAATGCCGCTTCTCCAAGTCAACAACAAACTTCATTGTTTCATTCTTCACCTCAAACTCGCTTCGATCAACTTGATACACATTCAACAACATTGCGGCCCCTAACCTAGATACCAATTTCTGCACAACTTTTGGAGTAACCAGGTGCTTATGTTTCGCAGCCGCTTCGCGTCGCTCAAAAAACCAAGTGGTCATCGTCAATCTGATAGTTTCAAGGAGAGAGATAATGGGCAACTCACGAGGCATCCTCAACATAGAATTGAGAGACTCTGCAATGTTGGTAGTCATGATATTATACCTGTTCGCAGGCGCATAGCTTCGTGCCCACTTCCTAAAATCAGAATCTTCCAGATACTTAGCCAATTCAGGACATTTATCCTTTATGTCCTTGAAGATTAACCAGAACTCGTGACACGTATAGGCATCAGCAGCGCTTTCCACCAGAGGTAGCAACCCAGTCTTCGCATATGTAGGAGTGATGTTGCGGAGCAGATGGATCCTGCAAATTCCATGGTGAGATAAGGGATATACATCCTCCAACGCTGAAGAAATGGAGTTAGCCCTGTCTGATACAAAAACAAGATCCGAAGCGTCCGGGATCTTCTGGCTCAAACCTCTAAAGAACCATTTCCAAGAGGCGCCATTTTCTGCGTCAACCACTGCAAAGGCGAGAGGATATAGATGATAATTCCCATCTTGAGCACAAGCTGCCAATAAAGTCCCATTGAATTTTCCCTTCAGAAATGTACCATCTACTGCAATAACTCTCCTCATCAATGAGAATCCCCTTATCGAAGGACCAAAAGCCACAAATGCATACTTGAACTTTCCTGCAGCATCCACATGTTGATAAGTCAAGGAACCAGGGTTTGTTTCTGTGATTTTATACAACCACCTAGACAAATTGTAATAGCTGTCTTCAGGAGTCCCTCTAACCAAAATCTGAGCTTCTTCTCTCACTCTCCAAGCTTGTTTGTAATTGATGTGAACACCATGCAGCATCCTGACCTGTTCAATGATCTGTTTCGGTTTGAGACCTTCCTTTTTTTCTCCATAATTGCTGCAAATCAAAGAACCCAACAACTTTGCAGATGCTTGTCTGTGGTTGGCTTTCCTGTGTGTTGTATCGCATGTATGCTCATGAACATACTTTTTAACaacgaaaaaatctgaaagaggtAGCTTGATAGCACGCATCCTCCACGTGCAATTTTCATCAACACAACTCAAAAGCACTCTTAACTTGTTAGAAGAGACAGTCTTGTACTCAAACTTCCACTCTAAAgcccatttcttcatcctcaacatcaACTCTCTCTTTGTCTTAAAATAGCTATTCACCTTAATATCGCCAGCTCCTCTCGTGGTTGGTGAAAGTCCAATATGGACAGGGCTAAAATCTGGAAGAGCATTCAGAGGAACTGTAGAAACACCTTCATATAGAAGACTCTGCAAAAGTCGagtagttctgtaaggcataatacttgattatgaagcatatcatgcaaacacaaacagaaaaagggaattagggacaatgtacctgtttttctatctgcacagtagaaagaatcactggattggcattcaatggaacagtagaagcaaatgtatcagaagcttgaGTGTTACAGCTAGCTGGATCAGTACTAAACTGCAAAAGTCCAATATGGACAGGGCTAAAATCTGGAAGAGCATTCAGAGGAACTGTAGAAACACCTTCATATAGAAGACTCTGCAAAAGTCaagtagttctgtaaggcataatacttgattatgaagcatatcatgcaaacacaaacagaaaaagggaaTTAGGGACAATGCACCTGTTTTTCTCTCTGCACAGTAGAAAGAATCATTAGATTGGCATTCAGTGGAACAGtagaagcaaatgtatcagaagcttgaGTGTTACAGCTAGCTGGATCAGTACTAACCTGCAAAAGTCGAGTAGTTCTGATAGCATAATACttgattatgaagcatatcatgcaaacacaaacagaaaaagggaaTTAGGGACAATGTACTTGTTTTTCTCTCTGCACAGTAGAAAGAATCACTGGATTGGCATTCAATGGAACAGtaga
This genomic stretch from Brassica napus cultivar Da-Ae chromosome C9, Da-Ae, whole genome shotgun sequence harbors:
- the LOC125592975 gene encoding uncharacterized protein LOC125592975, whose product is MPVTPEVILPIDPFVTPEFPRFSRLAHWMDLRGIYRVPFYINGREIEKEFFQKMDDAEKNLNKEHINVAFEMLNCKRVEQGAWFRNNNLPAACFVPVRFLEVVGYAYESVRKPHKKKQTLLEGCVGELVKGLIHPKKVWLEDVDVIYGVIEDKLSYHYIGVEIQLIDNTITLFHCGLPKANIKRALNQIQELAGKNSL
- the LOC125592670 gene encoding uncharacterized protein LOC125592670 — protein: MEVLCICGQWISKESLQWEFLVDLKSNASIISIEEDLLYEDLMKIVSEEFSVKEEEISLSYGNTRQLRTFISKTRAFDGTCRLCVKVSTDPASCNTQASDTFASTVPLNANPVILSTVQREKQVSTDPASCNTQASDTFASTVPLNANLMILSTVQREKQSLLYEGVSTVPLNALPDFSPVHIGLLQFSTDPASCVSTVPLNALPDFSPVHIGLSPTTRGAGDIKVNSYFKTKRELMLRMKKWALEWKFEYKTVSSNKLRVLLSCVDENCTWRMRAIKLPLSDFFVVKKYVHEHTCDTTHRKANHRQASAKLLGSLICSNYGEKKEGLKPKQIIEQVRMLHGVHINYKQAWRVREEAQILVRGTPEDSYYNLSRWLYKITETNPGSLTYQHVDAAGKFKYAFVAFGPSIRGFSLMRRVIAVDGTFLKGKFNGTLLAACAQDGNYHLYPLAFAVVDAENGASWKWFFRGLSQKIPDASDLVFVSDRANSISSALEDVYPLSHHGICRIHLLRNITPTYAKTGLLPLVESAADAYTCHEFWLIFKDIKDKCPELAKYLEDSDFRKWARSYAPANRYNIMTTNIAESLNSMLRMPRELPIISLLETIRLTMTTWFFERREAAAKHKHLVTPKVVQKLVSRLGAAMLLNVYQVDRSEFEVKNETMKFVVDLEKRHCTCNVFDIDKIPCIHAIAAAKHIKRDENLFVDASHLTETWAKAYAESIHPGGELSTSTYPENIDELSCPPPATKKKSGRPPTKRKRSVGEFGVPGSKSQSHKCSRCGTGGHNKSTCERPIG